Proteins from one Natrinema salinisoli genomic window:
- a CDS encoding DNA-directed RNA polymerase subunit P: MSYKCSRCKRDVQLDEYGGVRCPYCGHRVLLKERSRDVKEVDVQ, encoded by the coding sequence ATGAGTTACAAATGCTCCCGCTGTAAACGCGACGTCCAGCTCGACGAGTACGGCGGCGTCCGCTGTCCCTACTGCGGCCACCGCGTGCTCCTGAAGGAACGCAGCCGCGACGTCAAGGAAGTCGACGTCCAGTAA
- a CDS encoding LUD domain-containing protein produces MAQRTRTEQADRIRHLLETEGPAIHAHASASNARRKETYGGTDDLESLRTDARAIKEDAIDRLPDLIETVREAVEENGGTVYVADDAADANAYVADVVEGNGPADEAAEPSVVKSKSMTTEEIDLNDALEAEGIDVTETDLGEWVLQVADDTPSHIVGPAMHISRPEIADLFNERFDPDDPFETAEELTRFARDHLGEIITDADVGITGANFVVADSGTIALVTNEGNARKCAVTPDTHVAVAGIEKLIPTLSDLEPFVDIIAKSATGQPISQYVTMLSPPTDSPTLDFDAPDEPITAGGEGVADGTEAADGTGDADRDFHLVLLDNGRTDMREDDQLRETLYCIRCGACSNSCANFQSVGGHGFGGETYSGGIATGWEAGVHGQESAAEFNDLCTGCTNCVDACPVKIDIPWINTVVRDRVNRSAEAESYDFLVDGLTPDVEEGGMDLGKRFFGNIGTVAKTASATAPVSNWLADAGPVRAVLERTLGIDRRRDLPSFQRKSLVDWFEKRGGEAVSKKRAVGSSKRTAQADARDGGADVDREAVLYPDVYTNYVDVDRGKAAVRTLEALGVPVRVPDLPESGRAALSQGMIATADRQASRLYAALAEDLDAGRDVVVIEPSDLAAMHREYERLLPEDSYERLRDGSYEICEYVYGLLENGADPDALSTGDGSQPVAYHSHCQQRTLDLEAPTVAVLESCGYEPETSNAECCGMAGSFGYKQEYYELSMDVGERLAGQVEDAETVVASGTSCGDQLETLLERDVPHPVELLAPGGHRS; encoded by the coding sequence ATGGCACAGCGCACGCGAACCGAGCAGGCCGACCGGATCCGCCACCTGCTCGAGACCGAAGGGCCGGCGATCCACGCCCACGCGAGCGCCTCGAACGCCCGTCGAAAGGAAACCTACGGCGGGACCGACGACCTCGAGTCTCTCCGAACCGACGCGCGAGCGATCAAGGAAGACGCCATCGACCGCCTTCCGGACTTGATCGAGACGGTCCGGGAGGCGGTCGAGGAAAACGGCGGCACCGTCTACGTCGCGGACGACGCCGCGGACGCTAACGCGTACGTGGCCGACGTAGTCGAGGGGAACGGGCCGGCGGACGAGGCGGCCGAGCCCTCGGTCGTCAAATCCAAGTCGATGACGACCGAGGAGATCGATCTCAACGACGCGCTCGAGGCCGAGGGGATCGACGTCACTGAAACCGATCTCGGCGAGTGGGTGTTGCAAGTAGCCGACGACACGCCCTCTCACATCGTCGGCCCGGCGATGCACATCTCTCGTCCGGAGATCGCTGACCTGTTCAACGAGCGATTCGACCCCGACGACCCCTTCGAGACGGCGGAGGAACTCACGCGGTTCGCCCGGGATCACCTCGGCGAAATCATCACGGACGCCGACGTCGGGATCACCGGGGCGAACTTCGTCGTCGCCGACAGCGGGACGATCGCGCTCGTTACGAACGAGGGCAACGCCCGCAAGTGTGCGGTCACGCCCGACACACACGTCGCGGTCGCGGGTATAGAGAAGCTGATCCCGACCCTGTCGGACCTCGAGCCGTTCGTCGATATCATCGCCAAGAGCGCGACCGGCCAGCCGATCTCCCAGTACGTGACGATGCTGTCCCCGCCGACCGACTCGCCGACGCTGGACTTCGACGCGCCGGACGAGCCGATCACGGCCGGTGGGGAAGGGGTAGCCGACGGGACGGAAGCCGCGGACGGAACGGGAGACGCGGACCGCGACTTCCACCTCGTCTTGCTGGACAACGGTCGTACGGACATGCGCGAGGACGACCAGCTCCGGGAAACCCTGTACTGCATCCGCTGTGGCGCGTGCTCGAACTCCTGTGCGAACTTCCAGTCCGTCGGCGGCCACGGCTTCGGCGGCGAGACGTATTCAGGGGGGATTGCCACCGGCTGGGAAGCCGGCGTCCACGGCCAGGAGTCCGCGGCCGAGTTCAACGACCTCTGTACCGGCTGTACGAACTGCGTCGACGCCTGTCCGGTGAAGATCGACATCCCGTGGATCAACACCGTCGTCAGGGATCGAGTGAATCGCAGCGCCGAGGCGGAGTCGTACGATTTCCTCGTCGACGGCCTGACCCCCGACGTCGAGGAGGGCGGTATGGACCTCGGGAAGCGCTTCTTCGGCAACATCGGAACTGTTGCGAAGACCGCCAGCGCGACCGCCCCCGTCTCGAACTGGCTGGCCGACGCGGGCCCCGTTCGCGCGGTCCTCGAGCGCACCCTCGGAATCGACCGTCGGCGCGATCTGCCGTCGTTCCAGCGGAAATCGCTGGTCGACTGGTTCGAGAAGCGAGGTGGCGAAGCCGTCTCGAAAAAGCGAGCGGTGGGCTCGAGCAAGCGGACAGCGCAAGCCGATGCTCGAGACGGCGGGGCCGACGTCGATCGCGAGGCCGTTCTCTACCCCGACGTCTACACGAACTACGTCGACGTCGACCGCGGGAAGGCCGCCGTCCGCACCCTCGAGGCGCTCGGCGTTCCCGTGCGAGTTCCCGACCTCCCCGAGAGCGGGCGCGCGGCGCTCTCCCAGGGAATGATCGCCACGGCGGACCGACAGGCGAGCCGACTCTACGCCGCGCTGGCCGAGGACCTCGACGCCGGGCGAGACGTGGTCGTCATCGAACCCTCCGATCTGGCCGCCATGCACCGCGAGTACGAGCGCCTGCTGCCCGAGGACTCCTACGAGCGGCTCCGGGACGGCAGTTACGAGATCTGCGAGTACGTCTACGGACTCCTCGAGAACGGTGCCGACCCCGACGCCCTGTCGACCGGCGACGGAAGCCAACCAGTCGCCTACCACTCTCACTGTCAGCAGCGGACGCTCGATCTCGAAGCGCCCACGGTGGCCGTCCTCGAGTCCTGTGGCTACGAGCCGGAGACCTCGAACGCGGAGTGTTGCGGGATGGCCGGCTCCTTTGGCTACAAACAGGAGTACTACGAACTCAGTATGGACGTCGGTGAACGGCTGGCCGGACAGGTCGAAGACGCGGAGACCGTCGTCGCCTCCGGTACTTCCTGTGGCGATCAACTCGAGACGCTGCTCGAGCGAGACGTCCCGCATCCGGTTGAGTTGCTCGCGCCCGGCGGTCACCGATCGTAG
- a CDS encoding DUF7331 family protein: MSETTSGPDRYAEQETDDGTVRIFDPENDAAWIESDTTLSIVWQT; this comes from the coding sequence ATGTCAGAAACGACATCCGGACCCGACCGATACGCCGAGCAAGAGACGGACGACGGAACCGTTCGGATCTTCGATCCGGAGAACGACGCCGCCTGGATCGAATCCGACACGACGCTTTCGATCGTCTGGCAGACCTGA
- a CDS encoding 50S ribosomal protein L37ae, with the protein MAKKGQVGSAGRFGARYGRVARRRVSEIEDDMENAEVDGDDVTRVGTGIWKNEETGEVFTGGAYRPETPAGRTVTRSIRAALAEDDDE; encoded by the coding sequence ATGGCCAAGAAAGGACAGGTCGGTAGCGCTGGCCGCTTCGGTGCCCGCTACGGCCGCGTCGCACGCCGTCGCGTCAGCGAGATCGAAGACGACATGGAAAACGCCGAAGTCGACGGCGACGACGTCACTCGCGTCGGCACCGGCATCTGGAAGAACGAAGAGACCGGCGAGGTCTTCACCGGCGGCGCGTACCGCCCGGAAACCCCCGCCGGCCGCACCGTCACGCGCTCCATCCGCGCGGCCCTCGCGGAAGACGACGACGAATAA
- a CDS encoding DUF2243 domain-containing protein: MADRNGTWLGLRRDAKPLVIAGLALGVGLGGFFDGIVFHQILQIHHMLSSYPDSSIATDLELNVMADGLFHLATYVFTIIGVVLLSRAWRFHSVPTSGRTLLGAVIMGWGAFNLVEGLVDHQLLGIHHVWPAGPGPLLLWDALFLLWGALFLGGGYLVIRTDSAASPGASDDTVTADGRGRD; encoded by the coding sequence ATGGCCGACCGGAACGGAACGTGGCTCGGACTGCGACGGGACGCGAAGCCGCTGGTGATCGCCGGCCTCGCGCTCGGGGTGGGGCTGGGCGGCTTCTTCGACGGCATCGTCTTCCACCAGATCCTCCAGATCCACCACATGCTGTCGTCCTACCCGGACTCGAGTATCGCGACCGACCTCGAGCTCAACGTGATGGCCGACGGGCTCTTTCACCTCGCAACCTACGTGTTCACCATCATCGGCGTCGTGTTGCTCTCTCGCGCGTGGCGGTTCCATTCGGTGCCCACGTCCGGGCGGACGCTGCTGGGTGCGGTGATCATGGGCTGGGGCGCGTTCAACCTCGTCGAGGGACTCGTCGATCACCAGCTGCTCGGGATTCACCACGTCTGGCCCGCCGGTCCCGGTCCGCTCCTCCTCTGGGACGCGCTCTTCCTGCTCTGGGGGGCGCTCTTCCTCGGCGGCGGCTACCTCGTGATTCGGACCGATAGCGCCGCGTCGCCGGGAGCCAGCGACGACACGGTCACGGCGGACGGACGCGGTCGGGACTGA
- a CDS encoding LUD domain-containing protein, producing the protein MTVDTLGRFERALEGLEVGFERVAAAEASERIETIVEHPAVGASLPFEGASLPDGVTTEPTTAEIEAARTGVTPVAFAIAEYGTVAVESTADGVEPISLYPDRHVAVVAESGVVPNLSAGFSRLADGFEAGRDSVVFATGRSATADMGDLVHGVHGPGNVDVIVLEDR; encoded by the coding sequence ATGACAGTCGACACTCTCGGCCGGTTCGAACGCGCGCTCGAGGGACTCGAGGTGGGGTTCGAGCGCGTCGCGGCCGCCGAGGCGAGCGAGCGGATCGAAACGATCGTCGAACACCCGGCCGTCGGCGCGTCGCTCCCGTTCGAGGGGGCGTCGCTCCCGGACGGGGTGACGACCGAGCCGACGACGGCCGAGATCGAGGCGGCCCGGACGGGCGTCACTCCGGTGGCCTTCGCGATCGCGGAGTACGGAACGGTGGCCGTCGAGTCGACGGCAGACGGCGTGGAACCGATCAGCCTCTACCCGGACCGACACGTCGCGGTCGTCGCTGAGAGCGGCGTCGTTCCGAACCTCAGTGCCGGATTCAGCCGTCTCGCAGACGGCTTCGAAGCGGGTCGGGACAGCGTCGTCTTCGCAACGGGCCGGAGCGCGACGGCGGACATGGGCGACCTCGTCCACGGCGTGCACGGCCCCGGCAACGTCGACGTGATCGTCCTGGAGGACCGATAG
- a CDS encoding KEOPS complex subunit Pcc1, which produces MSSHDATLEFDYETRSRAELVAEAVAREIGEIDDERSRTTIEREEARVFIEIDADDVVALRAALNTWFSLIDVAERTADAGVDILESR; this is translated from the coding sequence GTGTCTTCTCACGACGCGACTCTCGAGTTCGACTACGAGACGCGGTCGCGTGCCGAACTCGTTGCCGAAGCCGTCGCTCGCGAAATCGGCGAGATCGACGACGAACGCTCGCGGACGACTATCGAACGGGAAGAGGCACGTGTATTCATCGAGATCGACGCCGACGACGTCGTCGCCCTGCGAGCGGCGCTGAACACCTGGTTTTCCCTGATCGACGTCGCGGAGCGAACCGCCGACGCAGGGGTCGATATTCTCGAGTCCCGGTAG
- a CDS encoding zinc ribbon domain-containing protein, producing the protein MHSKRLQREVDELVAQGWTIEEETPDRVVMVDREFGSVLSHVVVALLTFWFSMGVGNLVWGAYNYISKSRRRVLWDDATNCPSCGADVPQSADYCPTCGDDLESVTEPSGGITCPECDAVAAEGSRFCPACGTKLAGTFGESAGNRTDT; encoded by the coding sequence GTGCACAGCAAACGCTTACAGCGGGAGGTCGACGAGCTCGTCGCTCAGGGCTGGACGATCGAGGAGGAGACGCCGGATCGGGTCGTGATGGTCGATCGGGAGTTCGGTTCGGTGCTCTCACACGTCGTCGTCGCGCTCCTCACGTTCTGGTTCTCGATGGGAGTCGGAAACCTCGTCTGGGGTGCCTACAATTACATCAGCAAGTCTCGACGCCGCGTCCTCTGGGACGACGCGACCAACTGTCCGTCGTGTGGCGCGGACGTTCCGCAGTCGGCCGACTACTGTCCGACCTGCGGCGACGACCTCGAGTCGGTCACCGAGCCGAGCGGCGGGATAACCTGTCCGGAGTGCGACGCCGTCGCGGCCGAGGGGTCGCGGTTCTGTCCGGCCTGCGGGACGAAACTCGCGGGCACGTTCGGCGAGTCCGCCGGGAACCGAACTGATACGTAG
- a CDS encoding prefoldin subunit beta, which yields MQGNLPPEAQEKIEQLQDLQETAQEVAVQKQEAESSLTEAQNALEELDNIDEGTTMYRNVGELLVETDYDQAEEDLEDKVDSLEIRLETLEKQEERVQDQFESLQEELEDLLGGGMGGGPAGPGGPGAGGA from the coding sequence ATGCAAGGAAACCTGCCGCCCGAGGCACAGGAGAAAATCGAGCAGCTACAGGACCTTCAGGAGACGGCACAGGAAGTCGCCGTCCAGAAGCAGGAAGCCGAATCGAGCCTCACCGAGGCCCAGAACGCCCTCGAGGAACTCGACAACATCGACGAGGGAACGACGATGTACCGAAACGTCGGCGAACTCCTCGTCGAGACCGACTACGACCAGGCCGAAGAGGACCTCGAGGACAAGGTCGACTCGCTCGAGATCCGTCTCGAGACCCTCGAGAAGCAGGAAGAGCGCGTTCAGGACCAGTTCGAGAGCCTCCAGGAGGAGCTCGAGGACCTGCTCGGTGGCGGCATGGGCGGCGGCCCGGCCGGCCCCGGCGGCCCGGGCGCCGGCGGCGCGTAA
- a CDS encoding DUF3194 domain-containing protein, whose amino-acid sequence MPTEEPSDETVVQTASDAAEGVIFSHYKQSDVRDYDVTAIFEDGVLEVDVYLNAPEGEDEPDPERVADDAALAARQAVDELFEA is encoded by the coding sequence ATGCCGACTGAGGAACCGTCGGACGAGACCGTCGTCCAGACGGCCTCGGACGCCGCGGAAGGCGTCATCTTCTCACACTACAAACAGTCCGACGTGCGCGATTACGACGTGACCGCGATCTTCGAGGACGGCGTCCTCGAGGTCGACGTCTACCTCAACGCGCCGGAGGGCGAAGACGAGCCCGACCCCGAACGGGTCGCCGACGACGCCGCGCTCGCGGCGCGACAGGCGGTCGACGAGCTGTTCGAGGCGTAG
- the truD gene encoding tRNA pseudouridine(13) synthase TruD, producing MRSGHPTEQAVGMEYYVSDADGVGGRLREDDADFQVRELERFDTEPVDAPTDAYPHLVFRATLQGWDTNDFASRLSDALGISREQVNWAGTKDKYAITTQLFSVYGADPEDLPEIDGVEIEVLGRAGRNLEFGDLAGNEFELVVTDPERPESAATITDELSEFGGLEAAAGDDSDSDAEADASIGVPNFFGQQRFGSRRPVTHNVGLAIARDDWEGAVMAYLGNPTEAEPEGTQEARAFVEETRDWQEALERVPHRLRYERSMIHALAEYDGDPGPEQFREALERVPSNLQRLFVHAAQSYAFNLMLSERLERGLPFDRPVAGDVVCFADTDAPDGLELPDTDRLQRVDERRVESVTRHCERGRAFVTAPLVGTETELADGEQGEIERAVLDELGLGTADFDLPGEFDSSGTRRAMLLRTDLRLETDPLTLEFALPKGSYATVVSREYLKVDPVDLG from the coding sequence ATGCGCTCAGGCCACCCCACGGAGCAGGCTGTCGGTATGGAGTACTACGTCAGCGACGCCGACGGCGTCGGCGGCCGCCTTCGCGAGGACGACGCGGACTTTCAGGTGCGCGAACTCGAGCGCTTCGACACCGAGCCGGTCGACGCGCCGACGGACGCCTATCCGCATCTCGTCTTCCGCGCGACGTTGCAGGGGTGGGACACCAACGACTTCGCCTCGCGGCTCTCGGACGCGCTCGGCATCTCCCGCGAGCAGGTCAACTGGGCGGGGACGAAGGACAAGTACGCGATAACGACGCAGCTGTTCTCGGTCTACGGCGCCGACCCCGAGGACCTCCCCGAAATCGACGGGGTCGAGATCGAGGTCCTGGGGCGGGCCGGCCGGAACCTCGAGTTCGGCGACCTCGCGGGCAACGAGTTCGAACTCGTCGTCACTGATCCCGAGCGGCCGGAAAGCGCCGCGACAATCACGGACGAATTGAGCGAGTTCGGCGGCCTCGAGGCCGCCGCCGGTGACGACAGCGATTCGGACGCCGAAGCCGACGCGTCCATCGGCGTCCCCAACTTCTTCGGCCAGCAGCGCTTCGGGAGCCGTCGGCCGGTTACCCACAACGTAGGGCTCGCGATCGCTCGCGACGACTGGGAGGGTGCGGTGATGGCCTATCTCGGCAACCCGACCGAGGCGGAACCGGAGGGGACGCAGGAAGCTAGAGCCTTTGTCGAGGAAACCCGCGACTGGCAGGAGGCCCTCGAGCGGGTGCCACACCGCCTCCGCTACGAGCGCTCGATGATCCACGCGCTGGCCGAGTACGACGGCGACCCCGGGCCCGAACAGTTCAGAGAGGCCCTCGAGCGGGTCCCATCGAACCTCCAGCGGCTGTTCGTCCACGCGGCACAGTCCTACGCGTTCAACCTGATGCTGAGCGAGCGCCTCGAGCGCGGCCTGCCGTTCGATCGGCCGGTCGCTGGCGACGTCGTCTGCTTCGCCGATACCGACGCCCCCGACGGACTCGAACTCCCCGACACGGACCGCCTCCAGCGCGTCGACGAGCGCCGGGTCGAGTCGGTGACCCGCCACTGCGAGCGCGGCCGGGCGTTCGTCACCGCGCCGCTGGTCGGCACCGAGACGGAGCTCGCCGACGGCGAGCAGGGGGAAATCGAACGCGCGGTCCTCGACGAACTGGGGCTCGGGACGGCGGATTTCGATCTGCCAGGGGAGTTCGACTCCAGCGGGACGCGCCGCGCGATGCTTCTCCGGACGGACCTGCGCCTCGAGACGGACCCGCTGACCCTCGAGTTCGCGCTTCCGAAGGGATCGTACGCGACTGTCGTCTCGCGGGAGTACCTGAAGGTCGATCCGGTCGATCTCGGCTGA
- a CDS encoding DUF2103 domain-containing protein: MECRHCASPLEKPGDFCLVCREENTEAIVLEAARDRATITMLAGEPDDPEARDRDTDPEGKILGETTITTTPEDGENEPIELRNFAGLIGDEIRRKRPEEVYAGGARTVIRAVREDVHHPFYRVDDEDPVAAVLERRGNRALDVVETPPSEKIGGSHSTLIGGRTGMQAIQAVAGHPHVKKVIPGPIDAGGKGSQSGMRAKVTRADDGGNVRMLLRNGSSVQENRVVTTARDREMGERIREDLNDVLTDAEFQ, encoded by the coding sequence ATGGAGTGTCGTCACTGTGCATCGCCGCTCGAGAAACCCGGCGACTTCTGTCTGGTCTGTCGGGAGGAAAACACCGAGGCGATCGTTCTCGAGGCGGCGCGCGACAGGGCGACCATCACGATGCTGGCCGGCGAGCCGGACGACCCGGAGGCTCGAGACCGCGATACCGATCCCGAGGGGAAGATACTCGGCGAGACGACGATCACGACGACGCCCGAAGACGGCGAGAACGAGCCGATCGAACTCCGGAACTTCGCGGGACTGATCGGCGACGAGATCCGCCGGAAACGTCCCGAAGAGGTCTACGCCGGCGGCGCGCGAACGGTGATCCGCGCCGTTCGCGAGGACGTTCACCACCCCTTCTACCGCGTCGACGACGAGGATCCGGTCGCTGCGGTGCTCGAGCGACGCGGGAACCGCGCGCTCGACGTCGTCGAGACACCGCCTTCCGAAAAGATCGGCGGGAGCCACTCGACGCTCATCGGCGGCCGAACGGGGATGCAGGCCATCCAGGCCGTCGCGGGCCACCCTCACGTCAAGAAGGTCATTCCGGGACCCATCGACGCCGGCGGGAAGGGGTCACAGTCCGGCATGCGCGCGAAAGTGACCCGCGCCGACGACGGCGGCAACGTTCGCATGCTCCTCCGAAACGGCTCGAGCGTGCAGGAAAACCGCGTCGTGACCACCGCTCGCGACCGGGAGATGGGCGAGCGGATCCGGGAGGACCTCAACGACGTGCTCACGGACGCGGAATTCCAGTAG
- a CDS encoding ABC transporter permease, whose protein sequence is MSRMGRVRAETSAGWRSFVRRRTAVFFTFFFPVILIVIFGALIRTDPAGGGLFTEPAAFYVPGYLAVVVLFTPLSRMGSEVARHREGSRFEKLATTPLTRGEWLLAQTAVNAAIIGLASLLILGLVILLTGAEIVFSPLLVPYVLVGVVCFCGVGAMLGSYTDSQDGAVAASNGIGLPLLFLSETFVSLEQLPGWFEPLVNLSPLTHFARGVRAATYSGSETPAVAGVDPALANLGILAVLAVLAFALGARSIPQTD, encoded by the coding sequence GTGAGTCGGATGGGACGCGTTCGCGCCGAAACCAGCGCCGGCTGGCGCTCGTTCGTCCGCCGGCGGACGGCGGTCTTCTTCACCTTCTTCTTCCCGGTGATCCTGATCGTCATCTTCGGCGCGCTGATCCGCACCGATCCCGCGGGCGGCGGCCTGTTCACCGAGCCGGCGGCGTTCTACGTGCCGGGCTACCTCGCGGTGGTCGTCCTCTTCACGCCGCTGTCGCGGATGGGCAGCGAGGTCGCGCGCCACCGCGAGGGGAGCCGCTTCGAGAAGCTCGCGACGACACCGCTGACCCGCGGCGAGTGGTTGCTCGCCCAGACGGCCGTCAACGCAGCGATCATCGGGCTCGCCAGCCTGCTCATCCTCGGACTCGTCATACTGCTGACCGGCGCCGAGATCGTCTTCTCGCCGCTGCTGGTGCCGTACGTCCTCGTCGGCGTCGTCTGCTTCTGCGGCGTCGGCGCGATGCTCGGCAGCTACACCGACTCACAGGACGGCGCGGTCGCCGCCAGTAACGGGATCGGGCTCCCGCTGCTCTTCCTCTCTGAGACCTTCGTCTCGCTCGAGCAGCTCCCCGGCTGGTTCGAGCCGCTCGTTAACCTTTCGCCGCTGACGCACTTCGCTCGAGGCGTGCGGGCGGCGACCTATTCGGGGTCGGAGACGCCCGCGGTGGCCGGCGTCGATCCCGCGCTCGCGAACCTCGGTATTCTCGCCGTCCTCGCCGTCCTCGCGTTCGCGCTGGGCGCGCGGTCGATCCCCCAAACGGACTGA
- the surE gene encoding 5'/3'-nucleotidase SurE — protein sequence MELDSDPHILLTNDDGIDAPGIRGLYDALSAVGTVTVVAPDRNRSAVGRSLSYGRTKSSDDDDLSVDLADSAFTVPVPHTDHELGYAVDGTPCDCAIVGTKGLEPAPDIVVSGCNSGANLGAYVFSRSGTVSAAMEAAFLGTPSIAVSLDTLGYDEELEPADFERAGEITADLVAGAPGTGLFDRVDYLNVNVPRPDREPNGFALTRPTEIYEMDATFEDGAFQLTNRLWQQMANRDIPDGEDTDRHAVLEEEVSISPLRVPYEIVDAEPVRRILDDIV from the coding sequence ATGGAACTGGACTCGGACCCCCACATTCTGCTGACGAACGACGACGGGATCGACGCGCCCGGCATCCGGGGACTGTACGACGCGCTTTCGGCGGTCGGCACGGTCACCGTCGTCGCGCCCGACCGAAACCGAAGCGCGGTCGGCCGATCGCTCTCCTACGGTCGGACGAAGTCGTCGGACGACGACGACCTCTCGGTGGATCTGGCCGACAGCGCCTTCACCGTCCCGGTCCCCCACACCGACCACGAACTCGGCTACGCCGTCGACGGAACCCCCTGCGACTGCGCCATCGTCGGCACGAAGGGCCTCGAGCCGGCACCCGACATCGTGGTCTCGGGCTGTAACTCCGGGGCGAACCTCGGCGCGTACGTCTTTTCCCGATCGGGAACCGTCAGCGCCGCCATGGAGGCCGCGTTCCTCGGGACGCCGTCGATCGCCGTCTCGCTGGACACGCTGGGCTACGACGAGGAACTCGAGCCGGCGGATTTCGAGCGAGCGGGCGAAATCACAGCAGACCTCGTCGCCGGCGCGCCCGGCACCGGGCTGTTCGACCGCGTCGATTACCTGAACGTCAACGTTCCCCGGCCCGATCGCGAACCGAACGGTTTCGCGCTGACGCGACCGACCGAAATCTACGAGATGGACGCCACGTTCGAGGACGGCGCGTTTCAGCTGACCAACCGACTCTGGCAGCAGATGGCCAACCGGGACATTCCCGACGGGGAGGACACCGACCGCCACGCCGTCCTCGAGGAAGAAGTGTCGATCTCTCCGCTCAGGGTCCCCTACGAGATCGTCGACGCGGAACCGGTTCGACGCATCCTCGACGACATTGTGTAA
- a CDS encoding ArgE/DapE family deacylase: MSAIDRGALRDRIEDRREDLIELLDELIAQESVTGNEKPAQEVVVSRLESRGLEVDTWVPDADELRDHPGFFETSSYAAHGYEDRPNVAATWTGAGDGRSLTLSGHVDVVPVDEDEWRYDPWDATIEDGRLYGRGSNDMLGGVASMLVAVEALDDLGVELAGDLTLQTTIEEEDGGPGGVLSALERGYRPDAAIITEPSGLPNIGMASAGVMYFRVRVLGKSAHAAQGYAGVNAIGKATTLYRALDELDRERKARISYEPAVRQNPKLDGHETNLNVGTIDGGDWPSTVPSEAVLEGRIGWPPGETREEVRAEVEAAVRDAAESDEWLSEHPPEFEWFGWNAAPHELDTDAEIVQIARENAETVTGRETTFGGGSAGNDERFYNRYYDIPCPSVGPRGDNIHGADEYVEIASLVETAQTLALTAVDWCGTAD; this comes from the coding sequence ATGTCCGCAATAGACAGGGGCGCTCTCCGCGACCGGATCGAGGACAGGCGCGAGGATCTCATCGAACTCCTCGACGAACTCATCGCCCAGGAGTCCGTGACCGGCAACGAGAAACCCGCACAGGAGGTCGTCGTGTCGCGATTGGAATCCCGCGGGCTCGAGGTCGACACGTGGGTGCCCGACGCCGACGAACTGCGGGACCACCCCGGGTTCTTCGAGACCTCGTCCTACGCGGCACACGGATACGAGGACCGTCCGAACGTCGCAGCGACGTGGACCGGCGCCGGCGACGGGCGGTCCCTGACCCTGAGCGGACACGTCGACGTCGTTCCAGTCGACGAAGACGAGTGGCGGTACGATCCGTGGGACGCCACTATCGAGGACGGTCGCCTCTACGGACGCGGCAGCAACGATATGCTCGGCGGCGTGGCGTCCATGCTCGTCGCCGTCGAGGCGCTCGACGACCTCGGCGTCGAACTGGCCGGCGACCTCACGCTGCAGACGACCATCGAAGAGGAAGACGGCGGTCCCGGCGGCGTCCTCTCCGCGCTCGAGCGCGGCTATCGACCCGACGCGGCGATCATTACCGAACCCTCCGGCCTGCCGAACATCGGAATGGCGAGCGCCGGGGTGATGTACTTCCGCGTTCGCGTACTGGGGAAGTCGGCACACGCTGCCCAGGGCTATGCGGGCGTAAACGCCATCGGCAAGGCGACGACGCTCTATCGGGCGCTCGACGAACTGGACCGGGAACGGAAAGCGCGTATTTCGTACGAGCCGGCCGTCCGGCAGAACCCGAAACTCGACGGGCACGAAACCAACCTGAACGTGGGCACGATCGACGGCGGCGACTGGCCCTCGACGGTCCCCTCAGAGGCGGTCTTGGAGGGACGAATCGGTTGGCCGCCCGGCGAAACACGCGAGGAGGTCCGGGCCGAAGTCGAAGCGGCCGTGCGAGACGCCGCCGAGAGCGACGAGTGGCTGTCCGAACACCCACCCGAGTTCGAGTGGTTCGGCTGGAACGCCGCGCCGCACGAACTCGATACCGACGCGGAGATCGTCCAGATCGCGCGGGAGAACGCGGAAACGGTCACCGGGAGGGAAACGACGTTCGGCGGCGGAAGCGCCGGCAACGACGAGCGGTTTTACAACCGCTACTACGACATCCCCTGTCCGTCGGTCGGCCCGCGGGGCGACAACATCCACGGTGCCGACGAGTACGTGGAGATCGCCTCGCTGGTCGAGACGGCACAGACGCTCGCGCTGACGGCGGTCGACTGGTGCGGGACTGCGGATTGA